Part of the Deltaproteobacteria bacterium genome is shown below.
GATCGCGTCGGCCGGAAGGGGGAAGACCCCGAACTTCCGAAGACGGTTCTCGGCGCCCACCGCCTTGACGTGGGCCATCTTGACGGAACTCGACCCGATGTCCAGCCCGACGATCTCTTTGCTGCCGAACAGCCCCATCGACGCCCCCGTGATCCCGCCGCTATACCTTGTTGAACACCTTGTCCCGGTCGGACAACTTCAAGCCCAACGACAGGATGATCTTGCGCTTCGTGTCCATGCGGCACGTCATCCCCTTTTCGACCCGGTCGATCGTGAGGACCGAGATCTTGGCGCGCCGCGCCAGCTCCGCCTTGCTTAACAGGAGCCCTTCCCTTACCTTTCGGACGTTGTTGGGCTCAACTTTAGCTTTTTCTTTTTCGGGTTTACCTTTTTCTTTTTCGGGGCTCACCACGGTTTTCGGCTCCTCCGACATTTTCCCGGTTCAACGCCGAACGGCAT
Proteins encoded:
- a CDS encoding XRE family transcriptional regulator, with amino-acid sequence MSPEKEKGKPEKEKAKVEPNNVRKVREGLLLSKAELARRAKISVLTIDRVEKGMTCRMDTKRKIILSLGLKLSDRDKVFNKV